One window from the genome of Ailuropoda melanoleuca isolate Jingjing chromosome 5, ASM200744v2, whole genome shotgun sequence encodes:
- the EEF1E1 gene encoding eukaryotic translation elongation factor 1 epsilon-1 isoform X1, translated as MAAAAELTLLEKSLGLSKGNKYSAQGERQIPVLQTNNGPSLTGLTTIAAHLVKQANKEYLLGSTAEEKAIVQQWLEYRVTRVDGHSNKDDIRTLLKDLNSYLEDKVYLTGYNFTLADILLYYGLHRFIVDLTVQEKEKYLNVSRWFCHIQHYPGIRQHLSVVVFIKNRLYTNSH; from the exons ATGGCGGCGGCTGCGGAGTTGACTCTGTTGGAGAAATCCCTGGGGCTGAGTAAAGGGAACAAATACAGCGCTCAGGGCGAGCGCCAG attccagTTCTTCAAACAAACAATGGTCCAAGTCTGACAGGACTAACTACCATAGCAGCTCATCTTGTCAAGCAGGCCAACAAAGAATATTTGCTTGGGAGCACTGCAGAAGAAAAAGCAATCGTTCAGCAGTGGTTGGAATACAGGGTAACTCGAGTAGATGGACACTCCAATAAGGACGATATCCGCACTCTGTTGAAG gatcttAATTCCTATCTTGAAGATAAAGTCTACCTTACAGGATATAACTTTACCTTAGCCGACATCCTATTGTACTACGGACTTCATCGCTTTATA GTTGACCTGACAGttcaagaaaaggagaaatatctTAATGTGTCTCGCTGGTTTTGTCACATTCAGCATTATCCAGGGATCAGGCAACATCTGTCCGTTGTTGTCTTCATCAAGAACAGACTATATACTAATTCCCACTAG
- the EEF1E1 gene encoding eukaryotic translation elongation factor 1 epsilon-1 isoform X4: protein MAAAAELTLLEKSLGLSKGNKYSAQGERQIPVLQTNNGPSLTGLTTIAAHLVKQANKEYLLGSTAEEKAIVQQWLEYRVTRVDGHSNKDDIRTLLKDLNSYLEDKVYLTGYNFTLADILLYYGLHRFISVSIEVKLTTELPWRELE from the exons ATGGCGGCGGCTGCGGAGTTGACTCTGTTGGAGAAATCCCTGGGGCTGAGTAAAGGGAACAAATACAGCGCTCAGGGCGAGCGCCAG attccagTTCTTCAAACAAACAATGGTCCAAGTCTGACAGGACTAACTACCATAGCAGCTCATCTTGTCAAGCAGGCCAACAAAGAATATTTGCTTGGGAGCACTGCAGAAGAAAAAGCAATCGTTCAGCAGTGGTTGGAATACAGGGTAACTCGAGTAGATGGACACTCCAATAAGGACGATATCCGCACTCTGTTGAAG gatcttAATTCCTATCTTGAAGATAAAGTCTACCTTACAGGATATAACTTTACCTTAGCCGACATCCTATTGTACTACGGACTTCATCGCTTTATA tCAGTATCCATTGAGGTGAAACTAACTACTGAACTGCCCTGGAGGGAGCTGGAATAA
- the EEF1E1 gene encoding eukaryotic translation elongation factor 1 epsilon-1 isoform X3, whose protein sequence is MAAAAELTLLEKSLGLSKGNKYSAQGERQIPVLQTNNGPSLTGLTTIAAHLVKQANKEYLLGSTAEEKAIVQQWLEYRVTRVDGHSNKDDIRTLLKDLNSYLEDKVYLTGYNFTLADILLYYGLHRFIQKQETLTANNLSKLSQQSWTSEATKDNVER, encoded by the exons ATGGCGGCGGCTGCGGAGTTGACTCTGTTGGAGAAATCCCTGGGGCTGAGTAAAGGGAACAAATACAGCGCTCAGGGCGAGCGCCAG attccagTTCTTCAAACAAACAATGGTCCAAGTCTGACAGGACTAACTACCATAGCAGCTCATCTTGTCAAGCAGGCCAACAAAGAATATTTGCTTGGGAGCACTGCAGAAGAAAAAGCAATCGTTCAGCAGTGGTTGGAATACAGGGTAACTCGAGTAGATGGACACTCCAATAAGGACGATATCCGCACTCTGTTGAAG gatcttAATTCCTATCTTGAAGATAAAGTCTACCTTACAGGATATAACTTTACCTTAGCCGACATCCTATTGTACTACGGACTTCATCGCTTTATA cagaAACAAGAGACTCTCACTGCTAATAATTTAAGTAAACTGAGCCAACAGAGTTGGACATCTGAGGCCACCAAAGACAATGTTGAAAGATGA